One genomic window of Papaver somniferum cultivar HN1 unplaced genomic scaffold, ASM357369v1 unplaced-scaffold_0, whole genome shotgun sequence includes the following:
- the LOC113325850 gene encoding protein NEN4-like, producing the protein MATLAAYFGLGEQKHRSLDDVQMNLEVLKHCATVLFLESSLPDILGCPSQGSPTVATRSRTNGRLRSYGGETSRKSPPIPSLGYHRVLPYARNTIVQMTDNQIDILCKAG; encoded by the exons ATGGCAACCCTAGCGGCTTATTTTGGATTGGGAGAGCAAAAGCACAG GAGCTTGGATGATGTTCAAATGAATTTGGAGGTTCTTAAGCACTGTGCAACTGTATTATTCCTG GAATCGAGTCTACCGGATATATTGGGTTGTCCCAGTCAGGGGTCTCCAACAGTTGCCACAAGGAGTAGAACCAACGGGAGGTTAAGATCATATGGAGGAGAAACAAGTAGAAAATCTCCACCTATTCCTAGCCTTGGATACCATAGAGTACTACCTTATGCACGAAACACTATTGTACAG ATGACAGACAACCAGATCGATATTCTCTGCAAGGCCGGGTAA
- the LOC113325870 gene encoding protein NEN4-like: protein MLKSNMSSQNVAEIVFFDLETTVPRKAGARIWVLEFGAIVVCPQKLEELESYCTLIRPTDLSVVNLKSGRVDGITRGAVRTAPKFEDVADRIFGLLDGKVWAGHNIHRFDCPRIREAFVAIGRAPPVPVGTIDSLGILAQKFGRRAGNMKMATLAAYFGLGEQKHRSLDDVRMNLEVLKHCATVLFLESSLPDILGCPSQGSPTVATRSRTNGRLRSYGGETSRKSPPIPSLGYHRVLPYARNTTVQMTDNQIDILCKAG, encoded by the exons ATGCTGAAATCAAACATGTCTTCCCAAAATGTTGCTGAAATAGTGTTTTTCGATTTAGAAACAACGGTACCGAGAAAAGCAGGAGCGAGGATTTGGGTCTTGGAATTTGGTGCTATAGTCGTTTGTCCACAGAAGCTTGAAGAATTAGAGAGTTATTGTACACTGATAAGACCCACAGACTTATCGGTGGTTAACCTCAAATCTGGAAGAGTTGATGGAATCACACGTGGGGCTGTTAGAACCGCTCCCAAGTTTGAAGATGTCGCTGACAGGATATTTGGTCTGCTAGATGGTAAAGTTTGGGCAGGGCATAACATCCACAGATTTGACTGTCCACGCATTAGAGAAGCTTTTGTTGCCATTGGACGTGCCCCTCCAGTACCTGTCGGAACGATCGACTCTTTAGGAATTCTGGCCCAGAAATTTGGCAGGAGAGCTGGAAATATGAAG ATGGCAACCCTAGCGGCTTATTTTGGATTGGGAGAGCAAAAGCACAG GAGCTTGGATGATGTTCGAATGAATTTGGAGGTTCTTAAGCACTGTGCAACTGTATTATTCCTG GAATCGAGTCTACCGGATATATTGGGTTGTCCCAGTCAGGGGTCTCCAACAGTTGCCACAAGGAGTAGAACCAACGGGAGGTTAAGATCATATGGAGGAGAAACAAGTAGAAAATCTCCACCTATTCCTAGCCTTGGATACCATAGAGTACTACCTTATGCACGAAACACTACTGTACAG ATGACAGACAACCAGATCGATATTCTCTGCAAGGCCGGGTAA